The following proteins are encoded in a genomic region of Labeo rohita strain BAU-BD-2019 chromosome 5, IGBB_LRoh.1.0, whole genome shotgun sequence:
- the LOC127165105 gene encoding protein LDOC1, which translates to MEAAGTSQPTMEDYLQDCISRLEKQEKSTSDSGQAIRALVVQVSELTQRMQQLQLPAAPVTPPTPPAPLAALGPSAAAQQLEPRLPPPEVYSGEPNFCRAFLTKCSMHFALQPRTFGSEESKVAFVLTLLTGRAALWGTAVWENQDPCCASFSTLSAEMKRVFGRADFDGSPTGGEIRL; encoded by the exons ATGGAAGCAGCAGGCACCTCACAACCCACGATGGAAGATTATCTCCAGGATTGTATCTCTCGGCTGGAGAAACAGGAAAAGAGCACGAGCGATTCCGGTCAGGCTATCCGTGCTCTTGTGGTGCAGGTGTCCGAGCTGACTCAGCGTATGCAACAGTTGCAACTTCCCGCTGCGCCAGTCACGCCGCCCACGCCGCCCGCCCCTCTCGCAGCACTCGGACCATCTGCTGCGGCTCAACAGCTGGAGCCCCGCCTTCCCCCGCCGGAGGTCTATAGTGGTGAGCCGAATTTCTGCCGAGCTTTCCTCACTAAATGCTCGATGCATTTTGCGTTACAACCTCGCACATTCGGTAGTGAGGAAAGCAAGGTGGCGTTCGTGCTCACCCTATTGACGGGGAGGGCGGCGCTTTGGGGCACGGCGGTGTGGGAAAATCAAGATCCCTGTTGTGCCTCATTCTCGACACTCTCGGCCGAAATGAAGAGGGTGTTTGG CCGCGCGGACTTTGATGGATCTCCGACAGGGGGAGAGATCCGTCTCTGA